From the Leptospira biflexa serovar Patoc strain 'Patoc 1 (Paris)' genome, one window contains:
- a CDS encoding AMP-dependent synthetase/ligase has product MPANLPELFQQSAEKFGNRPAFVSKDESKSYKPVTFKEVYDLGINLAEALIDLGVSAKENVALLADNRLEWIVSDYGILMSGAADVPRGTDITDSEIVYILNHCEAKVVFLENDKMLEKFQKNRSQLEFAKTLIVMDKKSTATGVLKLYDLIEKGKELRAKGSKKAEERMKAILPDDLFTIIYTSGTTGMPKGVMLKHSNMIHQTTAILGSMIDIKADERMLSILPVWHVFERVFEYLAIAAGCATYYTNVRDLRDDMKKAKPTFMASAPRLWESIYNGIYTRINDPKQTPAIRRGLFNLAYFFSKHFNASMRFLKGNQVDYVGRNPIVSLFKGVYYLTVAIVLAVPYFLLDLVVLSKIREATGGELKASVSGGGALQRHVDAFFNDIGINVLEGYGMTETSPVISVRTFKKLVQGSVGVITPETSVQIRDDLGKVLTHVDANNQLVSGKYGQRGVIHIRGPQVMKGYYKNPETTAKVLKDGWMDTGDIGMFNFKKTLTITGRAKDTVVLLGGENVEPVPIEDKLTESPFISQCMVIGQDQKNLGAIVIPDFDQLMAWAKENGISETDKQKLIENPKVLDFYKKEIKALNNTKTGFKSFEQVTPFILITKPFEVGDELTNLFKMKRHLITEKYKDKIAALYAGD; this is encoded by the coding sequence ATGCCAGCCAATTTGCCCGAACTGTTCCAGCAGAGTGCTGAAAAATTTGGGAACCGCCCCGCATTCGTTAGTAAAGACGAATCGAAGTCCTATAAACCCGTTACCTTCAAAGAAGTATATGATCTTGGTATCAACTTAGCAGAAGCACTTATTGATTTAGGTGTGAGTGCAAAGGAAAATGTTGCCTTACTTGCCGATAACCGATTGGAATGGATTGTTTCCGATTATGGTATCCTCATGTCAGGGGCTGCAGACGTTCCTCGCGGAACTGATATTACAGATTCAGAAATTGTTTATATTCTCAATCATTGTGAAGCAAAAGTCGTTTTCCTTGAAAATGATAAAATGCTCGAGAAATTCCAAAAGAATCGTTCTCAGTTAGAATTTGCTAAAACTCTCATCGTCATGGATAAAAAATCCACCGCCACGGGAGTTTTAAAACTGTATGATTTGATTGAAAAAGGGAAAGAACTCCGAGCAAAAGGTTCTAAAAAAGCAGAAGAAAGAATGAAAGCCATTCTTCCTGATGATCTTTTTACCATCATTTATACTTCAGGAACGACAGGTATGCCAAAGGGTGTCATGTTAAAACATAGTAACATGATCCACCAAACGACTGCCATCCTTGGAAGTATGATTGATATCAAAGCAGACGAACGAATGTTATCGATTCTACCAGTTTGGCATGTATTCGAACGGGTGTTTGAATACTTAGCAATTGCAGCAGGTTGTGCTACTTACTACACAAATGTTCGTGATCTCCGCGATGATATGAAAAAAGCAAAACCAACGTTTATGGCATCCGCTCCAAGACTTTGGGAAAGTATTTATAACGGAATTTATACAAGGATCAATGACCCAAAACAAACTCCTGCGATTCGCCGGGGGCTATTCAATTTGGCTTATTTTTTCTCCAAACATTTTAATGCTTCGATGCGTTTCCTAAAGGGAAACCAAGTTGATTATGTTGGAAGGAATCCAATCGTTTCTCTTTTTAAGGGGGTGTATTACCTCACCGTAGCGATTGTATTAGCAGTTCCTTATTTCCTACTCGACTTAGTTGTTCTTTCCAAAATTCGGGAAGCCACAGGTGGTGAGCTCAAGGCATCCGTTTCGGGTGGAGGAGCCCTACAAAGGCACGTTGATGCCTTCTTCAATGACATTGGAATCAATGTACTAGAAGGGTATGGTATGACGGAAACTTCTCCTGTTATTTCCGTAAGGACATTCAAAAAACTCGTACAAGGGTCTGTAGGCGTGATCACTCCAGAGACTTCCGTACAGATTCGGGATGATTTGGGAAAAGTGCTCACGCATGTTGATGCCAACAATCAGCTTGTCTCGGGAAAATATGGCCAAAGGGGTGTGATTCACATCCGTGGACCACAAGTGATGAAAGGTTATTATAAAAACCCAGAAACCACTGCGAAAGTTCTGAAAGATGGTTGGATGGATACGGGAGACATTGGAATGTTCAATTTCAAAAAAACCCTTACCATTACAGGCCGTGCCAAAGATACTGTGGTTCTCCTTGGTGGCGAGAATGTCGAGCCTGTTCCGATTGAGGACAAACTCACAGAGTCTCCTTTTATCTCTCAGTGTATGGTGATTGGACAAGACCAAAAGAATTTGGGTGCAATCGTGATCCCTGATTTTGACCAACTCATGGCTTGGGCAAAGGAAAATGGAATTAGTGAGACGGACAAACAAAAACTCATTGAAAATCCAAAGGTGCTCGATTTCTACAAAAAGGAAATCAAAGCATTGAACAATACCAAAACTGGATTTAAATCATTTGAACAGGTGACACCTTTCATTCTCATCACAAAACCTTTTGAAGTGGGTGATGAATTGACAAACCTATTTAAAATGAAACGCCATTTGATTACGGAAAAATACAAAGATAAAATCGCGGCTCTCTACGCTGGTGACTAG
- a CDS encoding TlpA family protein disulfide reductase, producing MKTIFNRLISSRIYLLVLLTLFFCKPDVGKVDFYPDPLPTVSGSSESMNEWKGKVIVLDFWATWCEPCAKAVPTINEWKKSVSDTDFVFRGINTDTTEPLEKIKDDMARLKMTYPTLLDKDWKMTDFYKVEGIPCVLVFDRNGKIVYRQYGLEKEDLTGLVIRSHVWASSELP from the coding sequence ATGAAAACTATCTTTAACCGATTGATATCTTCCAGAATTTATCTTCTGGTTCTCCTTACTCTCTTTTTTTGCAAACCAGATGTAGGAAAAGTTGATTTTTATCCAGACCCGCTCCCAACCGTTTCGGGAAGTAGTGAGTCAATGAATGAATGGAAGGGGAAGGTGATTGTCCTTGATTTTTGGGCCACATGGTGTGAACCTTGCGCCAAAGCAGTGCCTACCATCAACGAATGGAAAAAATCGGTTTCTGATACGGATTTTGTATTTCGTGGGATCAATACGGATACTACGGAACCATTGGAAAAAATCAAAGATGATATGGCACGATTGAAAATGACTTACCCCACCTTACTTGATAAAGACTGGAAAATGACTGATTTTTACAAAGTAGAAGGAATCCCATGTGTTCTCGTTTTTGATCGAAATGGAAAAATAGTGTACCGCCAGTACGGACTAGAAAAAGAAGACCTAACAGGGCTTGTGATCCGGTCTCATGTTTGGGCCTCGTCGGAATTGCCATAA